Proteins encoded in a region of the Bacteroidota bacterium genome:
- the hemL gene encoding glutamate-1-semialdehyde 2,1-aminomutase, translated as MKNSNSAQLFEKAKNFFPGGVNSPVRAFRSVGGTPLFIEKGKGSHIWDADGNELVDYCCSWGPLILGHANEKVLNAVEKTMRNGTSFGAPTRLENELAELILSNNPFIEKIRFVSSGTEAVMSAIRLARGFTGRNKILKFEGCYHGHSDSLLVKAGSGLVTFGNTSSAGVPESFVNETIVVSLNNKKAVEEAFAQFHNQIACVIIEPIPANNGLLLQDKDYLQFLRDICTKNGTLLLFDEVISGFRVGFTGAAGYYNIKPDIITYGKIIGGGFPVGAYGASKEIMSKISPEGGVYQAGTLSGNPVAMSAGIAQLSECLKPNFYKKLESKTQKLLSGLSQFKTKNFKVFSVGSIFWIAFTDKDKIQTAEDIDADSMQYFRTMYHHLLEHGIYMGPSGYEVGFMSEAHSDDDITKTIAAFHKALQHVQ; from the coding sequence ATGAAAAACAGCAACTCTGCACAATTATTCGAAAAAGCTAAAAATTTCTTCCCCGGTGGCGTAAACTCTCCGGTACGCGCATTCAGAAGCGTGGGCGGAACACCTTTATTTATTGAAAAGGGTAAAGGTTCGCATATTTGGGATGCTGACGGGAATGAATTAGTAGATTATTGCTGTAGCTGGGGTCCATTGATTTTAGGACACGCGAATGAAAAAGTTCTTAATGCGGTGGAAAAAACCATGCGTAACGGTACTTCGTTTGGAGCTCCGACACGCCTAGAGAATGAATTGGCCGAATTAATTTTAAGTAACAATCCATTTATTGAAAAAATTCGTTTTGTCAGTAGCGGAACAGAAGCAGTCATGAGCGCCATCCGATTAGCAAGAGGATTTACAGGCAGAAATAAAATTTTAAAATTTGAAGGATGTTATCACGGCCACAGTGATTCTTTGTTGGTAAAAGCGGGTTCAGGTTTAGTTACTTTTGGTAATACATCTTCTGCAGGCGTACCTGAGAGTTTTGTTAATGAAACTATTGTTGTTTCATTAAATAATAAAAAAGCAGTGGAAGAAGCGTTTGCGCAATTTCATAATCAGATTGCTTGCGTTATTATTGAACCGATTCCTGCTAACAATGGATTATTATTGCAAGACAAAGATTATTTACAATTCCTCAGAGATATTTGTACAAAAAACGGAACGCTCTTATTGTTTGATGAAGTGATCAGCGGATTCAGAGTAGGATTTACCGGTGCGGCGGGTTATTACAACATTAAACCTGATATTATTACTTATGGAAAAATCATTGGTGGCGGATTCCCTGTAGGCGCGTATGGTGCGAGTAAAGAAATCATGAGTAAAATTTCTCCGGAAGGTGGCGTATACCAAGCGGGAACTTTAAGTGGAAATCCTGTTGCCATGAGTGCCGGTATCGCGCAACTCAGCGAATGCTTAAAGCCTAACTTCTATAAAAAACTGGAAAGTAAAACTCAGAAATTACTAAGCGGATTATCGCAATTCAAAACAAAAAACTTTAAAGTGTTTTCAGTTGGAAGTATTTTCTGGATTGCATTTACAGATAAAGACAAAATTCAAACAGCAGAAGATATTGATGCGGATTCAATGCAATACTTCCGTACCATGTACCATCATTTATTAGAACATGGTATTTACATGGGACCTTCCGGTTATGAAGTTGGATTTATGAGTGAAGCGCACAGCGATGATGACATCACGAAAACCATTGCAGCTTTTCATAAAGCCTTACAACACGTACAATAG
- the rlmB gene encoding 23S rRNA (guanosine(2251)-2'-O)-methyltransferase RlmB — protein MNEGTLIFGIRAIIEAINAGKAIDKILLQKGLSNELFNQLRQALRGSEIPFQFVPPEKLKRLTDKNHQGAIAYIAEVNYYSTEDLLAEVFEAGKTPLVLILDRVTDVRNFGAIARSAECAGVDFIVIPSRGAAQINGDAIKTSAGALHRLKVCREDNLKHTIEYLKEYGLQIVACHEKTDKLIYDADFKKPTAIIMGSEENGISGEYLKRSDVQVKIPMTGNIASLNVSVATGVVLFEVVHQRL, from the coding sequence ATGAATGAAGGTACACTCATATTCGGAATTCGCGCCATTATTGAAGCGATAAACGCCGGTAAAGCCATTGATAAAATTTTATTACAAAAAGGATTATCCAATGAATTGTTTAATCAGTTACGTCAGGCATTGCGTGGTTCTGAAATTCCGTTTCAGTTTGTGCCTCCTGAGAAACTAAAGCGACTTACCGATAAAAATCACCAAGGTGCCATTGCATACATTGCCGAAGTAAATTATTACAGCACGGAAGATTTATTGGCAGAAGTTTTTGAAGCCGGCAAAACACCTTTAGTTTTAATTCTTGATCGCGTTACTGATGTGCGCAATTTCGGTGCCATTGCCCGCAGTGCCGAATGTGCAGGTGTTGATTTTATTGTTATTCCCAGCAGAGGAGCAGCGCAAATTAACGGTGATGCTATCAAAACCAGTGCAGGAGCTTTACATCGATTAAAAGTTTGCAGAGAGGATAATTTAAAGCACACCATAGAGTATTTAAAGGAATATGGTTTGCAAATAGTAGCCTGCCACGAGAAGACAGATAAATTAATTTACGATGCCGATTTCAAAAAGCCAACAGCCATTATTATGGGCTCCGAGGAAAATGGAATTAGCGGGGAGTATTTAAAGCGCAGCGATGTACAGGTTAAAATTCCTATGACCGGAAATATCGCATCTTTAAACGTATCTGTAGCCACAGGCGTGGTGTTGTTTGAAGTAGTTCATCAACGTTTATAG
- a CDS encoding T9SS type A sorting domain-containing protein — MRKIFCIIVILIALFSNAQVPNWQWAKSHGSTASENISGLAVNSIGESYTCGYYFSSNFTIGTYTLTNNGNYDSYVAKFDVNGNPLWVKSFGGGFDDNANAIAIDAIGNSYVVGSFISASMVCGTTTLTNSAFGDMFIVKMDVNGNILWAKNFGDGGSTVANAVAVEASGNVLITGYYNSATLTMGTFTLNTFGNNDAFVAKLDASGNVMWAQSFGDNLAENANGITVDPSGNSYVTGLYKSSSLTVGTTTLNNTSPASADIFLIKLNNMGNVLTATTFGDMLDEVATGITRDINGNIILTGYYFSPSLTIGTSTLSNYGSRDMLVIKTNSNCVSQWAQGGGGNNDDYGYGIGVDAVGRIYVNGHNHSFLASFGTQTLSFGGVGDAFLVAYSPTGTALWADGVGGGTDDGWNALALDGAGNIYCGGYFSSTSVSLGATSLNCNGSGDLLLAKMLNTTGLEVIAKNENDFVMYPNPSSGIVNFRLLPEEGFDLEVYDAQGKSLINFNHQPASLALDFSNYRKGIYLVRVTKGEFVLTKKLIIN; from the coding sequence TTGAGAAAAATCTTCTGCATAATCGTAATCTTAATTGCTTTATTCTCAAATGCACAAGTTCCGAATTGGCAATGGGCAAAAAGTCACGGCAGCACAGCTTCAGAAAATATTTCAGGTCTGGCTGTAAATAGCATCGGCGAATCTTATACTTGTGGTTATTATTTCAGTTCTAATTTTACAATCGGCACATATACTTTAACCAACAATGGTAATTACGATTCTTATGTTGCCAAGTTTGATGTGAATGGAAATCCATTATGGGTAAAAAGTTTTGGCGGCGGTTTTGATGATAATGCCAATGCTATTGCCATAGATGCTATAGGTAATTCGTATGTTGTAGGAAGTTTCATTAGTGCAAGCATGGTTTGCGGTACCACAACCTTAACTAATTCTGCTTTCGGTGACATGTTTATTGTAAAAATGGATGTGAATGGAAATATATTGTGGGCGAAAAATTTCGGGGATGGCGGAAGTACCGTTGCTAATGCAGTTGCAGTTGAAGCTAGCGGTAATGTATTGATAACGGGCTATTACAACAGTGCCACCTTAACCATGGGAACTTTTACTTTAAACACTTTCGGAAACAATGATGCTTTTGTTGCTAAACTGGATGCCAGCGGAAATGTAATGTGGGCACAAAGCTTTGGTGATAATCTCGCTGAAAATGCTAATGGGATTACGGTTGACCCTTCCGGAAATTCTTATGTTACCGGATTGTACAAAAGTTCAAGCCTAACGGTTGGTACCACTACGCTTAACAACACGTCTCCTGCCAGCGCAGATATTTTTCTGATTAAATTGAATAACATGGGAAATGTTTTAACTGCAACAACGTTTGGAGACATGCTGGATGAGGTAGCAACCGGAATAACGCGTGACATCAATGGAAATATTATTCTAACAGGATATTATTTTAGTCCGAGTTTAACGATTGGCACATCCACATTAAGTAATTATGGTAGTCGCGATATGTTGGTAATTAAAACCAATTCGAATTGTGTTTCGCAATGGGCACAAGGTGGGGGTGGTAATAACGATGATTACGGTTATGGTATTGGGGTTGATGCGGTAGGACGAATTTATGTAAACGGACATAATCACAGTTTCCTGGCTTCATTCGGAACTCAGACTTTAAGTTTTGGTGGAGTGGGCGATGCTTTTTTAGTAGCGTATAGTCCAACCGGGACAGCCTTATGGGCGGACGGCGTAGGCGGAGGAACAGATGATGGTTGGAATGCCTTGGCTTTGGACGGCGCCGGAAATATTTATTGCGGGGGCTATTTTTCAAGTACGTCGGTGAGCTTGGGAGCTACTAGTTTAAATTGTAATGGAAGCGGTGATTTGTTATTGGCAAAAATGTTGAATACAACCGGACTAGAAGTTATAGCTAAAAATGAGAATGATTTTGTCATGTATCCAAATCCAAGTTCGGGTATCGTTAATTTCAGATTATTACCGGAGGAGGGTTTTGATTTAGAAGTTTACGATGCGCAAGGAAAATCACTTATCAATTTTAACCACCAACCGGCTAGTTTGGCTTTGGATTTTAGCAATTATCGCAAGGGAATCTATTTGGTTCGTGTGACTAAAGGTGAATTTGTTCTCACTAAAAAACTCATCATTAATTAA
- a CDS encoding ferredoxin has product MVRIIQQRDKCIGCNACVEAAFDRWRVSRRDGKCTLVGGIDKKGFYQVLVNDHEYEDNLRAAANCPVKIIQVMKV; this is encoded by the coding sequence ATGGTACGCATTATTCAGCAGCGCGATAAATGTATTGGTTGCAATGCCTGCGTAGAAGCAGCATTTGATCGTTGGCGTGTTTCGCGAAGGGATGGGAAATGTACTTTGGTAGGCGGTATTGATAAAAAAGGATTTTATCAGGTTTTAGTTAACGACCACGAATACGAAGATAATTTAAGAGCCGCTGCAAATTGTCCGGTTAAGATTATTCAGGTAATGAAGGTTTAG
- a CDS encoding U32 family peptidase — MNNSSQKIELMSPAGSFESLMAAIKAGCNSVYFGVEQLNMRARSANNFTLEDLKQIAQIGKDNDVKTYLTLNTVLYDHDIALMKSIVNTAKESGITAIIASDHAVLNYAKKEGVEVHISTQANISNIDTIEFYANFADVVVLARELSLKQVAEITREIKRRNITGPAGRLIEVEIFAHGALCMAISGKCYLSLHSNYASANRGACIQNCRKSYIVTDKEDGVEFEVDNEYIMSAKDLCTIDFLDQILDAGVSVLKIEGRGRSADYVYTVTKCYREAIDSYNEGTYTQEKIEDWKKQLETVFNRGFWDGYYLGKKMGEWNKEYGSNATKRKIYIGRGLKYFEKSGVGEFKLESHNLNVGDEIMITGPTTGYIETKVAELRLEDKAVEKVNKGDVFTFPVSEKVRPSDKLYKVVDA; from the coding sequence ATGAACAATTCAAGTCAGAAAATAGAATTAATGTCGCCGGCCGGTTCGTTCGAATCGTTAATGGCGGCTATTAAAGCAGGATGTAATTCTGTTTACTTTGGTGTTGAACAATTAAACATGCGTGCACGCAGCGCCAATAATTTCACACTGGAAGATTTAAAGCAAATTGCTCAGATAGGAAAAGATAATGATGTAAAGACGTATTTAACGCTTAACACGGTGTTGTATGATCATGATATTGCTTTAATGAAAAGTATTGTGAATACAGCTAAGGAAAGCGGTATCACGGCCATTATTGCCTCTGATCATGCTGTATTGAATTACGCGAAGAAAGAAGGCGTTGAAGTGCATATTTCAACACAGGCGAATATTTCAAACATTGATACGATAGAGTTCTACGCCAATTTTGCGGATGTAGTTGTTCTCGCCCGCGAATTAAGTTTAAAGCAAGTTGCGGAAATCACCCGTGAAATTAAACGTAGAAACATCACCGGTCCGGCAGGAAGATTAATTGAAGTAGAAATCTTCGCGCACGGCGCCTTATGCATGGCTATTTCAGGAAAATGTTATTTGAGTTTGCATTCGAATTACGCTTCTGCTAATCGTGGTGCCTGCATTCAAAATTGCCGCAAAAGTTATATCGTTACCGACAAAGAAGACGGTGTAGAATTTGAAGTTGACAACGAATACATCATGTCGGCAAAGGATTTATGCACTATTGATTTTCTTGATCAAATTTTAGATGCCGGCGTGTCTGTTTTAAAAATTGAGGGACGCGGACGCTCTGCAGATTACGTTTACACGGTTACCAAATGTTACCGTGAAGCCATCGATTCCTATAATGAAGGGACTTACACCCAAGAGAAAATTGAAGACTGGAAGAAACAATTAGAGACGGTTTTCAACCGCGGATTTTGGGATGGCTATTATCTTGGAAAGAAAATGGGAGAATGGAATAAAGAATATGGAAGCAATGCCACCAAGCGTAAAATTTATATTGGTCGCGGATTAAAGTATTTTGAAAAATCCGGTGTGGGAGAATTTAAATTGGAATCTCATAATTTAAACGTGGGCGATGAAATCATGATTACAGGACCAACTACCGGTTATATTGAAACTAAAGTTGCTGAATTAAGATTAGAGGATAAGGCAGTGGAGAAGGTAAACAAAGGTGATGTTTTTACTTTTCCGGTTTCAGAGAAAGTTCGTCCTTCCGATAAATTATATAAAGTTGTGGATGCCTGA
- a CDS encoding sodium-translocating pyrophosphatase, which produces MNENVIYLIPVLGIIGLLVMAVKSAWVSKQDAGDANMKELAGYIASGAMAFLKAEWKVLGYFVVVAAILLGWSGTIHEVNGREIHSHWIIAVAFIIGAVFSATAGYIGMKVATKANVRTTQAARTSLAQALKVSFTGGTVMGLGVAGLAVFGLGGLFIVFYGMFVDSVTGEGMQRAIEVLTGFSLGAESIALFARVGGGIYTKAADVGADLVGKVEAGIPEDDVRNPATIADNVGDNVGDVAGMGADLFGSYVATILATMVLGQEIDATGDKFNGLSPILLPMLIAGLGIIFSIIGTMFVRVKGEKDSVQNALNLGNIISIVLTVVASYPLVKWMLPETLSLRGYEFTSMSVFIAILIGSIVGAIMSWITEYYTAMGKRPVNSIIQKSATGHATNIIGGLSVGMESTVVPTIVLAAGIMSSYYFAGLYGVAIAAAGMMATAAMQLAIDAFGPIADNAGGIAEMSQLPPEVRERTDNLDAVGNTTAATGKGFAIASAALTSLALFAAFVGVAGISAIDIYKANVLAGLFVGAMIPFIFSALAIAAVGRAAMDMVQEVRRQFREIPGIMEYKAKPEYEKCVAISTKASIREMMMPGAIALITPVIVGFIFGPEVLGGLLAGVTVSGVLLGIFQNNAGGAWDNAKKSFEKGVLINGEMFYKKSEPHKASVTGDTVGDPFKDTSGPSMNILIKLMSIVSLVIAPYIAVTGGEGGECCEKGMVTEEVLKCNINGQEYTCTSKEQCDSIMNANKKSIDELNGAYEVDASHSSIAFSVRNVVTDVKGTIQIDSGYVNLQNANGPKIFIVMNMESINTQNSMRDGHLKEKPELFETAKYKTATFEASEVVKDEDAAAEYAYIAKGKLTLKGVTKDFELYFNYMGTSMQDYGDHGKYNIAGFEARGAISRGEFGIGGGLTVGENVKLNITVEAMQPAK; this is translated from the coding sequence ATGAACGAGAACGTTATTTATTTGATTCCTGTACTTGGAATTATCGGTTTGTTAGTAATGGCAGTAAAATCGGCTTGGGTTAGTAAACAAGATGCCGGTGATGCCAATATGAAAGAGCTTGCAGGTTATATTGCCTCAGGCGCTATGGCTTTTTTGAAAGCTGAATGGAAAGTTTTAGGTTATTTCGTAGTTGTAGCGGCTATCCTTTTGGGATGGAGCGGTACTATTCATGAAGTAAATGGCCGCGAAATCCACTCACACTGGATTATTGCTGTTGCATTTATTATTGGTGCCGTTTTTTCTGCAACTGCAGGATATATTGGTATGAAAGTAGCTACAAAAGCTAACGTTCGTACTACTCAAGCAGCACGTACTTCTTTAGCACAAGCTTTAAAAGTATCATTTACAGGTGGTACTGTAATGGGATTAGGTGTTGCTGGTTTAGCAGTGTTTGGATTAGGCGGTTTATTTATCGTATTCTATGGTATGTTTGTGGATAGCGTTACCGGCGAAGGTATGCAACGTGCTATCGAGGTATTAACCGGTTTCTCTTTAGGTGCTGAATCTATCGCGTTATTTGCACGTGTTGGTGGTGGTATATATACAAAGGCTGCTGACGTTGGAGCTGACTTAGTAGGTAAAGTAGAAGCAGGTATTCCTGAAGATGACGTTCGTAACCCTGCAACAATTGCAGACAACGTAGGTGATAACGTAGGTGACGTAGCAGGTATGGGTGCCGATTTATTCGGTTCTTACGTTGCTACCATTTTAGCAACAATGGTATTAGGTCAGGAAATTGATGCAACCGGCGATAAATTCAATGGTCTTTCTCCGATTTTATTACCAATGTTAATTGCAGGTTTAGGAATTATTTTCTCTATCATCGGTACCATGTTTGTTCGTGTGAAGGGTGAAAAGGATTCTGTACAAAACGCGTTAAATCTTGGTAACATCATTTCTATTGTATTAACCGTTGTAGCATCATATCCTTTAGTAAAATGGATGTTGCCTGAAACTCTTAGCTTACGTGGATATGAATTCACCAGCATGAGTGTTTTCATTGCAATTTTAATTGGTTCTATCGTTGGTGCGATCATGAGTTGGATTACTGAATACTATACCGCAATGGGTAAACGTCCGGTAAATTCTATCATTCAAAAATCTGCAACCGGACACGCTACAAATATTATCGGTGGTTTATCAGTTGGTATGGAATCTACTGTTGTTCCTACAATCGTATTAGCTGCAGGTATCATGAGTTCTTATTATTTCGCAGGTTTATATGGTGTGGCTATCGCTGCTGCAGGTATGATGGCAACTGCTGCTATGCAATTAGCAATTGATGCTTTCGGTCCGATTGCTGATAACGCAGGTGGTATCGCTGAGATGAGTCAGTTACCTCCTGAAGTTCGTGAGCGTACGGATAATTTAGATGCAGTTGGTAACACCACTGCAGCAACCGGTAAAGGTTTTGCTATTGCTTCTGCAGCTTTAACTTCATTAGCTTTATTCGCAGCGTTTGTTGGTGTAGCAGGAATTTCTGCTATCGATATTTATAAAGCTAATGTATTAGCAGGTTTATTTGTTGGTGCAATGATTCCATTTATCTTCTCGGCTTTAGCAATTGCTGCTGTAGGTCGTGCTGCAATGGACATGGTACAGGAAGTGCGTCGTCAGTTCCGCGAAATTCCTGGTATTATGGAATACAAAGCAAAACCTGAGTACGAAAAATGTGTGGCTATCTCAACAAAAGCTTCGATCCGCGAAATGATGATGCCGGGTGCTATCGCTTTAATTACTCCGGTAATCGTTGGTTTCATTTTCGGTCCTGAAGTATTAGGTGGTTTATTAGCAGGTGTTACTGTATCAGGTGTATTATTAGGTATCTTCCAAAATAATGCCGGTGGTGCTTGGGATAACGCTAAGAAATCTTTCGAAAAAGGTGTATTAATTAACGGTGAGATGTTCTACAAAAAATCTGAACCACACAAAGCATCTGTAACAGGTGATACAGTTGGTGATCCATTCAAGGATACTTCAGGTCCATCTATGAATATCTTAATTAAATTAATGAGTATCGTTTCTTTAGTTATCGCTCCTTATATCGCTGTTACAGGTGGTGAAGGTGGAGAATGTTGCGAAAAAGGAATGGTGACTGAAGAAGTATTAAAGTGTAACATTAACGGACAAGAATATACTTGTACCAGCAAAGAACAATGCGACAGCATCATGAATGCTAACAAAAAGAGCATCGATGAATTAAACGGTGCTTATGAAGTAGATGCTTCTCATAGTTCAATTGCTTTCAGTGTACGTAACGTGGTTACGGATGTGAAAGGTACAATTCAAATTGATAGCGGTTATGTTAACTTACAAAACGCTAACGGACCAAAAATCTTTATCGTAATGAATATGGAGTCAATCAACACTCAAAATTCAATGCGTGATGGTCACTTAAAAGAAAAACCTGAATTGTTCGAAACAGCTAAATATAAAACAGCAACTTTCGAAGCTTCTGAAGTTGTAAAAGACGAAGATGCAGCTGCTGAATACGCTTACATCGCAAAAGGTAAATTAACTTTAAAAGGTGTAACGAAGGATTTCGAATTGTATTTTAATTACATGGGAACTTCAATGCAGGATTATGGTGATCACGGTAAATATAACATCGCAGGTTTTGAAGCGCGTGGTGCTATCAGCCGCGGTGAATTTGGAATCGGTGGTGGCTTAACAGTTGGTGAAAACGTGAAGTTGAACATTACTGTTGAAGCAATGCAGCCGGCAAAATAA
- a CDS encoding NAD(P)/FAD-dependent oxidoreductase — protein sequence MQHFDLIVIGGGPSGYAGAMRAIDFGKKVLLIEKKKIGGAGVYDGVLTSKTLWESSMKVASIRETIPDYKISYSELSKTVNEAVFERKSQMTIHLHLLQKFRNHLFFYEKGTAAFVDKHTVLVTKEDGSKKEFTADHILIATGSRPRIPQNITVDEQTIITSDGIKNLKTIPKSIVVLGAGVIGCEFATIFSNLGQTKVYLIDKAERILPFEDEDVAKVVTDNLTSNGAVVHSGASLKRMDIKPEGVEYELTYKDGRNEVLRVEKALVSIGRVPNIENLGLENADVKLNERGCVWDDDTQTNISNIYVAGDVTTEMALVNVGEREARHAVVRMFGPTIKPLTYKNISTIMFLNPEVAAVGMNEQECNAKGIPHKVVKLDYSTNARAIAMRKTKGFFKIIVTNDSGMRILGMRVVGEHASSAIQGVAYLIHTNQGIRELADMMHPHPSIIEGVQECLRMLLNKSIYKPYIFNDRLKCYVCENGVCTPINSLV from the coding sequence ATGCAACACTTCGATTTAATAGTTATTGGCGGCGGTCCGAGCGGATATGCGGGGGCCATGCGCGCCATTGATTTTGGGAAAAAGGTTCTATTAATCGAAAAGAAAAAAATAGGTGGTGCAGGCGTTTACGACGGCGTTCTTACGTCCAAAACGTTGTGGGAAAGTTCGATGAAAGTAGCTTCTATCCGTGAAACTATTCCGGATTACAAAATAAGCTATTCCGAATTGTCTAAAACAGTGAATGAAGCCGTATTTGAACGCAAATCGCAAATGACGATTCACTTGCACCTGCTTCAAAAGTTCAGAAACCATTTATTTTTTTACGAAAAAGGAACGGCAGCCTTCGTTGATAAGCATACCGTACTCGTTACAAAAGAGGATGGTTCCAAAAAAGAATTTACTGCAGATCATATTTTAATAGCAACCGGAAGCCGACCTCGCATTCCGCAGAATATAACGGTCGACGAACAAACCATCATTACAAGCGATGGCATAAAAAATTTAAAAACAATTCCGAAAAGTATTGTTGTGTTAGGTGCCGGTGTGATTGGTTGCGAATTTGCTACAATCTTTTCCAACCTCGGACAAACTAAAGTTTATTTAATTGATAAAGCCGAACGTATTTTGCCTTTTGAAGATGAAGATGTAGCAAAAGTAGTCACGGACAATCTAACCTCGAATGGGGCCGTGGTTCATAGCGGCGCTTCTTTAAAACGTATGGATATTAAGCCGGAGGGTGTAGAATACGAATTAACCTACAAAGACGGAAGAAATGAAGTTTTAAGAGTTGAGAAAGCCTTGGTCTCTATAGGACGTGTTCCGAATATTGAGAATTTAGGTTTGGAAAATGCAGATGTGAAATTAAATGAGCGTGGTTGTGTTTGGGATGACGATACACAAACCAACATTAGTAATATATATGTTGCCGGCGATGTAACAACTGAAATGGCTTTAGTAAATGTTGGCGAACGCGAAGCGCGACATGCCGTAGTAAGAATGTTTGGTCCTACTATTAAACCGCTTACCTACAAAAACATTTCTACTATCATGTTTTTAAATCCGGAAGTGGCCGCCGTTGGAATGAATGAACAAGAATGCAATGCCAAAGGAATTCCGCATAAAGTAGTGAAGCTCGATTATAGTACCAATGCGCGCGCCATTGCGATGCGAAAAACAAAAGGCTTTTTTAAAATCATTGTAACTAATGATAGTGGTATGCGCATATTAGGAATGCGCGTAGTTGGTGAACATGCCAGTAGTGCCATTCAAGGCGTGGCCTATTTAATTCATACCAATCAGGGAATACGTGAACTCGCCGACATGATGCATCCGCATCCAAGTATTATTGAAGGTGTTCAGGAATGTTTACGTATGTTACTTAATAAATCCATTTACAAACCGTACATCTTCAACGATCGTTTAAAATGTTACGTTTGTGAAAATGGCGTATGTACGCCAATCAATAGTTTGGTTTAA
- a CDS encoding XylR N-terminal domain-containing protein: MPENLKEIKRLKRIIEELSEENADLKKQLLKPDNKPKVSAPEVFKPIFKKAEETVGAYFKNLKFSPSEGTIEINDQRYVLVRASALSYEFLNSFVQLYSNRGEDEAIGIAKNILFDLAHLIGMEDAKNFHKKMKLKDPISKLSAGPVHFAYSGWAFVDILPESKPSPDENCFLKYHHPFSFEADSWIRAGKKSKTPVCIMNSGYSSGWCQESFGVPLTAVEISCRAKGDKHCTFIMAPPHKIDAYLKKAKREKKSDAISIPAFLERKNIEEKLKSSLNEKEFLIKEIHHRVKNNLQIVSSLLNLQAEKINDSEAKEKYTESIGRIKSMAIIHELLYRSKNLSQINIKEYLQELVSFISSTYRVNKDIKVNLKVLVSEQFIEIDKAIPCGIIINELLSNSFKHAFKNTTKGRVDILFATRKNAKTHYLLKVSDNGSGIKGKINLKNPSTLGLQLITALTDQLDGKLRTEVKSGTAFTFEF; the protein is encoded by the coding sequence ATGCCTGAAAACCTTAAAGAAATAAAGCGCTTAAAACGCATCATTGAAGAATTAAGTGAGGAAAACGCCGATCTTAAAAAGCAATTACTAAAACCTGATAACAAACCAAAGGTAAGTGCGCCGGAGGTATTTAAACCTATTTTCAAAAAGGCAGAGGAAACCGTAGGCGCTTATTTTAAAAATTTAAAGTTTTCTCCTTCGGAAGGTACAATTGAAATCAACGATCAACGTTATGTGCTGGTGCGGGCGTCGGCGCTCTCTTATGAGTTTTTAAATTCCTTTGTTCAATTGTATAGCAATAGAGGTGAGGACGAAGCGATCGGAATTGCAAAGAATATTTTATTTGACTTAGCACATTTAATCGGAATGGAGGATGCTAAAAACTTCCACAAGAAAATGAAGTTGAAAGATCCAATTAGCAAGTTGTCTGCCGGACCTGTTCATTTTGCTTATTCTGGTTGGGCATTTGTTGATATTCTTCCTGAAAGTAAACCAAGTCCGGATGAAAATTGCTTTTTGAAATATCATCATCCGTTTTCATTTGAGGCCGATAGTTGGATAAGGGCCGGTAAAAAGTCAAAAACACCGGTTTGCATTATGAACTCAGGTTATTCCAGCGGCTGGTGTCAAGAAAGTTTTGGTGTTCCATTAACTGCTGTGGAAATTTCTTGCAGAGCGAAAGGCGATAAGCATTGTACATTTATTATGGCGCCGCCTCATAAAATTGATGCCTATCTTAAAAAAGCAAAGCGAGAAAAAAAGAGCGATGCAATTTCCATTCCTGCTTTTTTGGAAAGAAAGAACATCGAAGAAAAATTAAAATCTTCGCTTAACGAAAAAGAATTTTTGATTAAAGAAATTCATCACCGGGTGAAGAATAATTTGCAAATCGTTTCCAGTTTACTGAATTTACAGGCGGAGAAAATCAACGATTCAGAAGCAAAGGAAAAATATACAGAGAGCATTGGTCGAATCAAGTCAATGGCGATCATACACGAGCTTTTATACCGATCAAAGAATTTATCGCAAATTAATATTAAGGAGTACTTACAAGAATTAGTCAGTTTTATTTCTTCTACTTACCGTGTTAATAAGGATATAAAAGTAAACCTGAAAGTTTTGGTGAGCGAACAGTTTATTGAGATTGATAAAGCGATTCCGTGTGGCATTATCATCAATGAGCTTCTTTCTAACTCTTTTAAACATGCATTTAAGAACACAACTAAAGGGCGCGTTGATATTTTATTTGCTACTCGAAAAAACGCGAAGACACATTATTTATTAAAAGTCTCTGATAACGGTTCCGGAATAAAAGGAAAAATAAATTTGAAGAATCCTTCCACTTTGGGCTTGCAATTAATTACAGCTTTAACGGATCAATTAGATGGTAAATTAAGAACCGAAGTTAAATCCGGTACCGCCTTTACTTTCGAATTTTAA